In Rhodamnia argentea isolate NSW1041297 chromosome 4, ASM2092103v1, whole genome shotgun sequence, the following proteins share a genomic window:
- the LOC125314803 gene encoding glutamate receptor 2.8-like, protein MRSHYFVRTAYDDSSQVGALAAVVQAYGWREITLVYEDTDYGNGLVPYLVDAFQKVDAQISYRSVIPPSAKDVDIVKELKKLLTMQTRVFLVHMTAAIGSRFFVLASNAKMMSEEFAWIVTDGLSSSLDPVSSNALHSMRGVLGVRPHLAPSKSRRDFEERWTKLRAEINSHNEIADLSLFGLWAYDTVMALALAGERAWDPALSRYSKPNTSRNNLNFSSMGISEMGPKLLDNILSINFQGLSGEFNLPDGELHPAAFEIFNVVGQMEKIIGYWTSARGLSPELNSSTKVDYTALAINLKAPIWPGHTQKPPKGWVIPISGKELKIGVPKKDGFSEFFKIEWDPHTGVPSYSGFVHDMFLAVLLALPFSVPHQYVPFVNESRQSAGTYDEMLYKIKLQEFEAVVGDTTIVANRSTYVDFTLPYSESGVAMVVAIKDDERRNMWVFLKPLSWNLWLTTGLAFISTGLVVWLLEHRTNEEFRGRRSEQIGFLLWFSFSTLVFAHRERIANNLTRLVLIVWVFVVLILTQSYTANLASFLTVQRLRPKFVDVQDLIRDHLFVGYQKGSFVRGLLVQQLKFDESKLIPYGSPKEYHEALSKGSDNGGVAAIFDELPYMKIFLARYCNKYQMVGPTYKTDGFGFAFPLGSPLVSHISRAILNVTQDKEKMDAIERNFSRQSSCQDQDAAILSDNLSLSVDSFGGLFIITGVVSASSVLVYVASFFYSHWPRPSAIRPGDSSLQSNLSETANSFFREHGLIGFSERNRSEVVLTLRCRSWEGSPNSDVELMARRRNEGQRPVLIIHV, encoded by the exons TCTTATAGAAGCGTTATTCCTCCATCTGCGAAGGATGTGGACATCGTGAAAGAGCTCAAAAAGTTGTTGACGATGCAGACAAGGGTGTTTCTTGTTCACATGACCGCTGCGATCGGGTCTAGGTTCTTTGTCCTAGCGAGTAATGCGAAAATGATGAGCGAGGAGTTTGCGTGGATTGTCACTGATGGCTTGTCGTCTTCACTAGACCCCGTCAGCTCTAATGCTTTGCACTCGATGCGAGGTGTACTAGGTGTAAGGCCCCATCTAGCACCATCGAAGTCTCGTAGAGATTTCGAAGAGAGATGGACAAAGCTTCGTGCCGAGATAAATTCACACAACGAGATTGCTGATCTCAGCCTCTTCGGCTTATGGGCATACGACACAGTCATGGCATTAGCCTTAGCAGGAGAGAGAGCATGGGATCCTGCACTGTCTAGATACTCAAAGCCGAATACCAGCAGAAATAATCTCAACTTTTCGTCTATGGGGATTTCGGAGATGGGCCCAAAATTGCTCGACAACATTCTAAGcatcaactttcaaggccttaGCGGAGAATTTAACTTGCCCGATGGCGAACTTCATCCCGCTGCATTCGAAATCTTTAATGTTGTAGGACAGATGGAGAAAATCATCGGATATTGGACTTCGGCACGAGGACTTTCACCCGAATTGAATTCATCAACAAAGGTAGATTATACAGCTTTAGCCATAAATTTGAAAGCCCCTATTTGGCCAGGACATACACAAAAGCCACCGAAAGGTTGGGTGATTCCAATATCAGGAAAGGAACTAAAGATCGGGGTTCCAAAGAAAGACGGCTTTAGTGAGTTCTTCAAAATCGAATGGGATCCGCATACGGGCGTGCCCAGCTACTCAGGATTTGTCCACGACATGTTTCTCGCGGTATTGCTAGCATTGCCTTTCTCTGTTCCTCACCAGTATGTACCTTTTGTGAATGAGAGCAGGCAAAGTGCAGGAACTTATGATGAAATGCTGTACAAAATTAAACTTCAG GAATTCGAAGCCGTTGTAGGAGACACGACTATAGTCGCGAATCGCTCGACCTACGTCGATTTCACACTTCCCTACTCAGAATCCGGTGTAGCAATGGTAGTCGCCATTAAGGATGACGAGCGGAGGAACATGTGGGTCTTCTTAAAACCGTTGAGTTGGAATCTCTGGCTAACGACCGGTTTGGCTTTCATTTCTACTGGGTTAGTGGTGTGGCTGCTCGAACATCGTACGAATGAAGAATTTAGGGGTCGTCGTAGTGAACAAATCGGTTTTCTACTCTGGTTTTCCTTCTCCACACTGGTGTTTGCTCACA GAGAGAGGATTGCAAACAACTTGACAAGGCTTGTGCTTATCGTGTGGGTATTTGTGGTGCTTATCCTGACTCAAAGCTATACTGCAAATTTAGCTTCGTTTTTGACCGTGCAACGCTTACGGCCGAAGTTTGTCGACGTGCAAGACTTGATAAGGGATCACCTTTTCGTCGGGTATCAGAAAGGATCTTTTGTGAGAGGACTTCTTGTGCAACAGCTCAAATTCGATGAGTCCAAACTCATTCCTTATGGCTCGCCGAAGGAATACCACGAGGCGCTATCGAAAGGAAGTGATAACGGAGGAGTAGCGGCAATATTTGATGAACTGCCATATATGAAAATCTTCCTTGCCAGATATTGCAACAAGTACCAAATGGTAGGACCAACCTATAAAACCGATGGGTTTGGCttt GCCTTTCCATTGGGGTCTCCTTTGGTCTCCCACATTTCAAGGGCAATCTTGAATGTCACTCAAGATAAAGAGAAAATGGACGCGATCGAAAGAAACTTCAGCAGGCAAAGCTCGTGCCAAGATCAGGATGCTGCGATCCTGTCGGACAATCTCAGCCTGAGCGTGGACAGCTTCGGAGGGCTCTTCATCATCACCGGCGTCGTCTCGGCATCCTCGGTGTTGGTATATGTGGCTTCTTTCTTCTATTCTCATTGGCCTCGCCCAAGCGCGATTCGCCCCGGGGATTCCTCCCTTCAGTCCAATCTTTCGGAAACTGCGAACAGCTTCTTTCGGGAGCACGGATTAATTGGTTTTTCGGAGAGAAATAGATCGGAGGTTGTTCTGACCTTGCGTTGTCGAAGTTGGGAAGGCTCTCCTAACAGTGACGTTGAACTGATGGCGAGGAGACGAAACGAAGGACAGAGGCCAGTACTCATTATACACGTTTGA